The following proteins come from a genomic window of Verrucomicrobiota bacterium:
- a CDS encoding UbiX family flavin prenyltransferase: MRILVAITGASGALYAQRLLDNLDPRQHELHVVMSNYAHQVIAEELPEGLRLAEGVKSHSLKSMNAPFASGSNPPDAMVVIPCTMGTLGRIAHGYSEDVLLRAADVVLKEKKKLILVPRETPLSLVHVKNFELLLLAGATLIPANPSFYSGAKTITDLADTVVARVLDHLGVSNQLAPRWAEEKD; this comes from the coding sequence GTGAGAATTCTTGTTGCCATCACAGGGGCCAGCGGCGCGCTTTACGCGCAGCGCCTGCTGGATAATCTCGATCCACGCCAACACGAACTGCACGTCGTCATGAGCAACTACGCGCACCAGGTCATTGCCGAGGAGCTGCCCGAGGGCTTGCGCCTGGCGGAAGGCGTCAAATCGCACAGTTTGAAAAGCATGAACGCCCCCTTCGCCAGCGGTTCGAATCCGCCGGATGCGATGGTCGTGATCCCCTGCACCATGGGAACACTGGGCCGCATCGCGCATGGTTACAGCGAGGACGTGTTGCTGCGCGCCGCCGACGTGGTGTTGAAGGAAAAAAAGAAACTCATCCTCGTCCCGCGCGAAACGCCGCTCAGTCTGGTTCACGTGAAAAATTTTGAACTGCTCCTGCTGGCGGGCGCCACGCTGATTCCCGCAAATCCTAGTTTTTATTCCGGCGCCAAGACGATTACCGATCTGGCCGACACGGTCGTCGCCCGCGTGCTGGACCATCTCGGCGTGTCGAACCAACTCGCGCCGCGCTGGGCGGAAGAGAAGGACTAA
- a CDS encoding UbiA family prenyltransferase, which yields MLSAVQKWASFVRFSHTVFALPFALAAMLVAARENRGWPGWRIFLLILAAMVCARTCAMAFNRIVDRKFDAQNPRTAKRHLPAGQISLVSAILLCGLSGAGFITTTFFLNPLCFYLSPVALLVICFYSLTKRFTDYTHVYLGLALALAPVGAWLAVKGTNVNAVDIARMATLAVAVVLWLVGFDIIYALPDYEFDKSHGLHSLVVAWGPKNALQAAFLAHMLMCGLLFVFGFLCRFRIAYTIGWLIIVGCLVLEHWIAKRRSLNWINVAFFRLNAIVSAVFLVVVAAEVIFKGGFKLR from the coding sequence ATGCTCTCCGCTGTTCAAAAGTGGGCCTCGTTCGTGCGTTTCTCGCATACAGTCTTCGCGCTGCCGTTCGCGCTGGCGGCGATGCTTGTTGCTGCGCGGGAAAACCGCGGCTGGCCAGGCTGGCGAATTTTTCTTTTGATCCTCGCCGCGATGGTGTGTGCGCGAACCTGCGCAATGGCGTTCAACCGCATCGTGGATCGAAAATTTGACGCACAGAATCCGCGCACGGCCAAACGTCATTTGCCCGCCGGCCAAATCTCACTCGTTAGCGCGATTCTGCTTTGTGGGTTGTCCGGTGCCGGATTCATCACGACGACTTTTTTCCTGAACCCGCTTTGTTTTTACCTCTCGCCCGTCGCCCTGCTGGTCATTTGTTTCTATTCGCTCACAAAACGGTTCACGGATTACACGCATGTTTATCTCGGCCTTGCCTTGGCGTTGGCGCCGGTGGGTGCGTGGCTCGCTGTGAAGGGCACGAATGTTAATGCCGTGGATATTGCACGGATGGCCACACTCGCTGTGGCAGTGGTGCTGTGGCTGGTCGGATTCGACATCATCTACGCGCTGCCAGATTACGAGTTCGACAAGTCGCACGGCCTGCACTCCCTGGTGGTGGCGTGGGGACCCAAGAACGCGCTGCAAGCGGCGTTCCTGGCGCACATGCTCATGTGCGGGCTGCTGTTCGTCTTCGGATTTCTCTGCCGCTTCCGCATCGCCTACACCATCGGCTGGCTCATCATCGTCGGCTGCCTCGTGCTGGAACATTGGATTGCGAAGCGACGCAGCCTGAACTGGATCAACGTCGCCTTCTTCCGGTTGAACGCCATCGTGAGCGCGGTCTTCCTCGTCGTTGTGGCGGCGGAAGTGATTTTCAAGGGCGGGTTCAAGCTGCGGTAA
- a CDS encoding type II toxin-antitoxin system ParD family antitoxin: MKMDTMNISLPKHMSEFVRQNVERDYGNASEYFRDLVREKMKREIEADLKFLESTGKGALPGPSEAQIEKVVALQKKLRKERNARRS; this comes from the coding sequence ATGAAAATGGACACTATGAACATTTCGCTGCCCAAGCACATGTCCGAATTCGTCCGGCAGAATGTCGAGCGTGATTATGGCAACGCGAGCGAATACTTCCGCGATTTGGTGCGTGAAAAAATGAAGCGCGAGATTGAAGCCGACCTGAAATTTTTGGAATCCACCGGCAAAGGCGCGCTGCCCGGACCGAGCGAGGCGCAAATTGAAAAAGTTGTGGCCCTGCAAAAGAAACTGCGGAAGGAGCGCAATGCGCGTCGTTCTTGA
- a CDS encoding putative toxin-antitoxin system toxin component, PIN family: protein MRVVLDANVVASAVCWSGEAYRCFVKLARRQFFAYGSAETLREAEDVSSHLVWEERPKHNAAARLNWYLEKIKMVEPAPLGKPRSRDAKDDSYLAVAIAARANFIVSYDKDLLVLKKPFGIEIIRPAQFLRLVKG from the coding sequence ATGCGCGTCGTTCTTGACGCCAATGTGGTTGCCTCGGCGGTTTGCTGGAGTGGCGAAGCGTATCGCTGCTTTGTAAAATTGGCGCGCCGACAATTTTTCGCCTATGGATCGGCTGAAACATTGCGGGAAGCCGAGGATGTCTCTTCGCATTTGGTTTGGGAGGAACGACCGAAACATAATGCCGCCGCGCGACTGAACTGGTATTTGGAGAAAATAAAAATGGTCGAACCCGCACCATTGGGCAAACCGCGCAGCCGTGATGCGAAGGACGATTCCTATCTGGCCGTTGCCATCGCCGCGCGGGCAAATTTTATCGTGAGCTACGACAAGGATTTGCTGGTCTTGAAAAAACCGTTCGGAATTGAAATCATTCGCCCGGCGCAGTTTTTGAGGCTGGTCAAAGGATGA
- a CDS encoding helix-turn-helix transcriptional regulator — MLSKELVAASTVPLVLSVLTGGENYGYALIQSVRALSGGKIEWTEGMLYPVLHWMEKQDLIEAEWREAETGRKRKYYRLRKEGRKALREEKEQWLTVHETLATLWKTSLSLT, encoded by the coding sequence ATGCTTTCAAAAGAACTCGTCGCCGCCTCGACCGTGCCGCTGGTGTTGTCCGTGTTGACAGGCGGTGAGAACTACGGCTACGCGCTCATTCAGAGCGTGCGGGCATTGTCCGGCGGCAAGATCGAATGGACGGAAGGGATGCTTTACCCGGTGCTGCATTGGATGGAGAAGCAAGACTTGATTGAAGCCGAATGGCGCGAAGCCGAGACCGGCCGGAAGCGGAAATATTACCGGCTGCGCAAGGAAGGCCGTAAGGCGCTCCGGGAGGAGAAAGAGCAATGGTTAACCGTTCACGAAACCCTCGCAACTTTATGGAAAACGTCTCTCAGTTTGACCTAA
- a CDS encoding UPF0175 family protein — MKIEVQDEVLRGLELTESQALVDLAVGLFTERRATLGRAAEIARLTQLDFQRELGRRGIALHYDVEDLQADLRTLAALREK; from the coding sequence ATGAAGATCGAAGTTCAGGATGAGGTGTTGCGCGGCTTGGAATTGACCGAGTCGCAGGCCTTGGTCGATCTGGCCGTGGGTCTTTTCACTGAGCGGCGCGCCACGCTGGGCCGCGCGGCGGAAATTGCGCGCCTGACGCAACTGGATTTCCAGCGGGAACTAGGACGGCGTGGCATCGCCCTTCACTACGACGTGGAGGATTTGCAGGCTGACCTGCGCACGCTGGCCGCGCTCCGCGAGAAATGA
- a CDS encoding DUF3368 domain-containing protein, with amino-acid sequence MIVVSDTSVVTSLIHIGQIALLQKLHGVVLIPQAVHRELLRTHADIPGFLNVRQVVDATMVARLEAELDLGEAEAIVLAKESHADLLLIDEKLGRLVAMREGVRVVGLMGLTVEAKRRGLIDSVRELVQRLEAEAGFRVSDSVKDEAFRLAGE; translated from the coding sequence ATGATCGTTGTCAGCGACACGTCGGTTGTCACATCGTTGATCCACATCGGGCAGATAGCTTTATTGCAGAAGCTTCATGGAGTGGTGTTGATCCCGCAGGCAGTGCATCGAGAATTGCTTCGCACCCACGCAGACATTCCCGGCTTTCTGAATGTGCGGCAGGTTGTGGATGCCACGATGGTGGCACGCTTGGAGGCCGAGTTGGACTTGGGCGAAGCCGAAGCCATCGTGCTCGCCAAAGAAAGCCATGCCGACCTCCTCCTGATCGACGAAAAACTGGGGCGTCTGGTCGCGATGCGCGAAGGCGTCCGGGTTGTCGGGTTGATGGGCTTGACCGTCGAAGCGAAGCGGCGCGGGCTGATTGATTCAGTGAGAGAACTTGTGCAACGGCTCGAGGCAGAAGCCGGATTTCGAGTGTCTGATTCTGTAAAGGACGAGGCGTTCCGCCTGGCCGGAGAGTGA
- a CDS encoding radical SAM protein yields the protein MNFFVQRSKLRDLYDKAAAGERISEADALRLFDSKDLNALGAIADLARQKKVGNRASYIINRYLNYSNYCILSCQFCSFARKKRDADGFELTIPQMVEKAREALKLGVTELHIVGGLHPSLPFSYYVDMLKALSALNTGSSRREEAQTESSQPSTLNSQPESQSRLTSAATPKLQLKCFTAIEILHLAWLAKKTVEQTLIELKDAGLDSLTGGGAEIFRKEVRSAIARGKESAEEYLDVHRTWHRLGGRSTCTMLFGHVESLADRVDHLRQLRALQDETRGFVGFVPLPYQPENNDIPVKTPPTGFDALRTIAVSRIYLDNFDHITAYWVGLGLKLAQVALSYGADDLHGTIIEEHIFRMAGANPPQLRQREHATESVLHQVQAEMIKAIREAGRTPVQRNTYYEPIRVLADAPAANEAEPPSGKSKVLEDNLATA from the coding sequence GTGAACTTCTTCGTTCAACGCAGCAAACTGCGCGACCTCTACGACAAGGCGGCCGCCGGCGAACGCATTTCCGAGGCCGACGCACTGCGGTTGTTTGATTCGAAGGACCTGAACGCGCTCGGTGCCATCGCCGATCTAGCGCGGCAGAAGAAGGTCGGCAATCGCGCCAGCTACATCATCAATCGCTACCTCAACTACTCGAACTACTGCATCCTCTCCTGCCAGTTCTGCTCGTTCGCGCGCAAGAAACGCGACGCAGACGGCTTCGAGTTGACGATCCCGCAGATGGTCGAGAAGGCGCGCGAGGCGCTCAAGCTCGGCGTCACGGAACTGCACATTGTCGGCGGCCTGCACCCCTCGCTGCCGTTCAGTTACTACGTAGATATGCTGAAGGCGTTGAGCGCACTGAATACTGGTAGCAGCCGACGTGAGGAGGCTCAAACTGAATCCTCTCAACCCTCAACCCTCAACTCTCAACCGGAAAGTCAGAGCCGACTCACGTCGGCTGCTACGCCGAAGCTGCAATTGAAATGCTTCACCGCCATTGAAATCCTCCACCTCGCGTGGCTCGCGAAGAAAACGGTCGAGCAAACGTTGATTGAATTGAAGGATGCCGGCCTTGATTCCCTCACCGGCGGCGGCGCGGAAATTTTTCGCAAGGAAGTCCGCAGCGCCATCGCCAGGGGCAAGGAATCCGCCGAGGAATATCTGGACGTTCACCGAACCTGGCATCGCCTCGGCGGACGCAGCACCTGCACGATGCTGTTCGGCCACGTCGAATCGCTCGCCGACCGCGTGGATCATCTGCGGCAATTGCGCGCGTTGCAGGACGAGACGCGCGGGTTCGTCGGCTTCGTGCCGCTGCCGTATCAGCCGGAGAACAACGACATCCCGGTGAAGACGCCGCCCACGGGTTTCGACGCGTTGCGCACCATCGCCGTGAGCCGCATCTACCTCGACAACTTCGATCACATCACCGCCTACTGGGTGGGCCTGGGGCTGAAGCTGGCGCAAGTGGCGTTGAGCTACGGCGCGGACGATCTGCACGGGACGATCATCGAGGAACACATCTTCCGAATGGCTGGGGCGAATCCGCCGCAACTCCGCCAGCGCGAGCACGCGACGGAGTCGGTGTTGCACCAAGTTCAAGCCGAAATGATCAAAGCCATCCGCGAAGCCGGCCGCACGCCGGTGCAACGGAATACGTATTACGAACCGATTCGCGTTCTGGCTGACGCGCCCGCAGCGAATGAAGCTGAACCGCCGTCGGGCAAATCCAAAGTGTTGGAGGATAATTTGGCGACGGCGTAG
- a CDS encoding AAA family ATPase produces MSKEEFQKRDAERQLTEVASWFVAKVLKSYPISDENRIQFWSALFGGEQPLMQISETLTRHAEFESAPPPLLNFGIEHDKLCGTRVSATFVQFLMVLGLLATLLNEQKPRTNEEGNLILSPAEQWFQNYVFSMEEYFKQFGIPNQVDTCLGAFGEDGKEVCDCIGDVCMGWAFDKKIEHALDGGLTIYQDTSVDDQAFNKIREFFLSRKLNFDGAALKFAKENSRFQLMVPTKGEEKGNPHFVQFWRQLCNELSEQALAGELVDLRFCDVFWSTRVVYADNRKHKLPTSELSPLPTVGDIDQTLQELRDMIGLNGVKREVFSLVNLIKVQKLRAAQGLKATPISLHLVFTGNPGTGKTTVARLIGRIYAALGLISKGHVVEVDRSGLVAGYVGQTALKVQEAGQRALGGILFVDEAYSLVKENDIFGQEAIDTLLKFMEDHRNEMVVIVAGYPKLMDKFLESNPGLKSRFARVIPFEDYSVDDLASIFARMCESGGYIYDAEFEKALREALGERTQSENQSFANARGARNLFETLLLVHANRMASIETPSKDDLVRFTSDDMMKVEIGGVS; encoded by the coding sequence ATGTCCAAGGAAGAGTTCCAGAAACGCGATGCGGAGCGCCAATTAACGGAGGTTGCCTCGTGGTTTGTCGCAAAAGTGCTGAAGTCCTACCCAATATCAGATGAAAACAGAATCCAGTTCTGGAGCGCTCTTTTTGGAGGAGAGCAGCCCTTGATGCAAATCTCCGAAACACTAACCCGTCACGCCGAGTTCGAATCTGCACCGCCTCCGCTACTCAATTTTGGGATCGAACACGACAAATTATGCGGGACTCGCGTTTCGGCTACCTTTGTGCAGTTCCTCATGGTACTGGGGTTGTTAGCTACTCTGCTCAACGAGCAAAAACCAAGAACCAATGAGGAAGGAAATCTGATACTGTCTCCAGCGGAACAGTGGTTCCAAAATTATGTCTTCAGTATGGAGGAGTACTTCAAACAGTTTGGAATTCCGAATCAGGTGGACACCTGCTTGGGTGCATTTGGTGAGGACGGAAAAGAAGTGTGCGATTGTATTGGCGACGTCTGCATGGGATGGGCGTTCGATAAGAAAATTGAACACGCGCTGGACGGGGGCCTAACGATTTATCAGGACACATCTGTTGACGATCAGGCCTTTAACAAGATCAGGGAGTTTTTTCTCAGCAGGAAATTGAATTTTGACGGCGCGGCACTGAAATTCGCAAAGGAGAATTCCAGATTTCAGCTTATGGTTCCCACAAAGGGGGAGGAAAAAGGCAATCCACACTTTGTTCAGTTCTGGAGGCAACTATGCAACGAACTGTCCGAACAGGCACTCGCTGGCGAATTGGTTGACTTGCGCTTTTGTGATGTTTTTTGGTCAACAAGGGTCGTCTATGCTGACAACAGAAAACACAAATTGCCGACATCTGAACTCTCGCCGCTGCCCACTGTAGGCGACATCGATCAAACATTGCAGGAATTACGTGATATGATTGGTCTCAACGGCGTTAAGAGGGAGGTTTTTTCGCTGGTCAACCTGATCAAGGTCCAGAAACTACGCGCAGCCCAAGGACTAAAAGCAACCCCCATTTCCCTTCACCTTGTTTTTACCGGCAATCCTGGAACTGGAAAGACAACCGTTGCGCGGCTGATAGGTAGAATCTACGCAGCGCTCGGCCTCATATCAAAGGGGCATGTGGTGGAAGTTGACAGGAGTGGTCTCGTTGCCGGTTATGTCGGGCAAACTGCGCTGAAGGTGCAAGAGGCTGGCCAGCGTGCGCTTGGCGGAATTCTATTTGTAGATGAAGCTTACTCCTTGGTGAAGGAGAACGACATCTTCGGCCAAGAGGCGATTGACACCCTTCTGAAGTTCATGGAAGACCACCGAAACGAAATGGTCGTAATTGTGGCGGGCTATCCGAAATTGATGGACAAGTTCTTGGAATCAAATCCCGGACTAAAATCCCGATTCGCCAGAGTGATCCCGTTCGAGGATTATTCAGTCGATGATTTGGCGTCGATCTTCGCCCGAATGTGTGAATCCGGCGGGTATATTTATGATGCGGAATTCGAGAAGGCGCTCAGAGAAGCGCTCGGGGAGAGAACTCAAAGTGAGAACCAATCTTTTGCAAACGCCAGAGGGGCAAGGAATCTTTTTGAAACCCTCCTGCTAGTTCATGCGAACAGAATGGCATCAATTGAAACACCCAGTAAGGATGATCTGGTTCGGTTTACGTCCGATGATATGATGAAGGTTGAGATAGGCGGAGTGAGCTAA
- a CDS encoding type II toxin-antitoxin system VapC family toxin, whose protein sequence is MMATYLADTNLLLRLADPASPQHPIATDALARLLGRGDEVYLTPQNFIEFWAVATRPVEANGFGWTSERTTKEVTDLQARFPLLPDSPEIFTRWLELVKQLPVHGKRVHDARLVAVLQAHAVEHLITFNTSDFTVFSSLSLVDPRSLVSTAGK, encoded by the coding sequence CTGATGGCCACTTACCTCGCTGATACGAATCTGCTGTTGCGCCTCGCTGATCCAGCCTCGCCGCAACATCCCATTGCAACCGATGCGCTCGCCCGCCTTTTGGGCCGAGGGGATGAGGTTTATCTCACGCCGCAGAATTTCATCGAGTTCTGGGCTGTCGCCACGCGACCGGTGGAAGCGAACGGTTTCGGCTGGACCAGCGAGCGAACCACAAAGGAAGTCACCGATTTGCAGGCGCGCTTTCCCTTGCTGCCGGACTCACCGGAGATTTTCACTCGCTGGCTGGAGCTTGTGAAACAACTGCCCGTCCACGGCAAGCGCGTTCACGACGCGCGTTTGGTCGCCGTGTTGCAAGCCCACGCAGTCGAGCACTTGATCACTTTCAACACTTCCGACTTCACCGTGTTTTCATCGCTTTCATTGGTTGATCCGCGTTCGCTCGTTTCGACGGCGGGGAAATAG
- the tsf gene encoding translation elongation factor Ts, producing MADITAASVGKLREMTGAGLMDCKKALTEAAGKLDAAVDILRKRGVASAANKATREAKEGVIAQHIQPGARVGVLVELNCETDFVAKNENFRAFCDEVASLLANDPKTDLEPLRVAQVAKIGENIKISRHHRLVVEGNGLVAAYIHTGAKVGVLVEVGAGKEATVANDEFKQLVRDITLQIAAGHPFVVSRDQVDAAMLAKEKEIAAEQVKNKPPQAIAKIVEGKLEKFYQGYCLLDQGFVKRSSEVTVKEHVASVAKQLGDEITIRHFVRFQVGESVAA from the coding sequence ATGGCTGATATTACTGCTGCCAGCGTGGGCAAACTCCGGGAAATGACCGGCGCAGGTTTGATGGATTGCAAAAAGGCGCTCACCGAAGCCGCCGGCAAACTGGATGCCGCCGTGGATATTTTGCGCAAACGCGGTGTTGCCTCCGCAGCGAACAAGGCCACACGCGAAGCCAAGGAAGGTGTGATCGCCCAGCACATTCAACCCGGCGCGCGCGTCGGCGTGTTGGTGGAATTGAATTGCGAAACGGATTTTGTCGCCAAGAACGAAAACTTCCGCGCGTTCTGCGATGAAGTGGCCAGTTTGCTCGCCAACGATCCAAAAACAGATTTGGAACCGCTGCGCGTGGCCCAAGTCGCCAAGATCGGTGAGAACATCAAGATTTCCCGTCACCATCGGCTGGTTGTGGAGGGCAACGGCCTCGTCGCCGCCTACATTCATACCGGTGCGAAGGTTGGTGTGCTCGTCGAAGTCGGCGCGGGCAAGGAAGCGACGGTGGCGAATGACGAGTTCAAACAACTCGTGCGCGACATCACGTTGCAAATCGCCGCCGGTCATCCGTTTGTCGTGTCACGCGACCAGGTTGATGCTGCTATGCTGGCCAAGGAAAAGGAAATTGCGGCGGAACAGGTGAAGAACAAACCGCCGCAAGCCATCGCCAAGATTGTCGAAGGGAAACTGGAAAAATTTTACCAGGGCTATTGTTTGCTGGATCAGGGTTTCGTGAAGCGGAGTTCGGAAGTCACCGTCAAGGAACACGTCGCCTCCGTTGCCAAACAATTGGGCGATGAAATTACCATCCGACACTTTGTCCGTTTTCAGGTGGGTGAAAGTGTGGCGGCTTGA
- the rpsB gene encoding 30S ribosomal protein S2, whose amino-acid sequence MISIGVKELLDSGVHFGHQTKRWNPKMKPFIFDARNGIHIIDLSKTLSQLEAACDFLSATVSKSGRVLFVGTKKQAQQAVKETAKECGQLYVTERWLGGTLTNFSTVKRSIARLKQIEKMEADGTINNYVKQEQSVLRREAARLFKYFDGIRSMDKYPAAMFIVDIKREHNAIAEARRLKIPVVAIVDTNCDPELVNYPIAGNDDAIRSVRMILSTIGQTLTQAQAEYEAKYGRRKPAEQAAPVEVQPVAATPTIEATPPPIPVGEVQPQA is encoded by the coding sequence GTGATCAGTATTGGCGTAAAAGAATTGTTGGACTCGGGTGTTCATTTCGGACACCAAACCAAACGGTGGAATCCCAAGATGAAGCCGTTCATCTTCGATGCCCGCAACGGCATCCACATCATCGACCTCAGCAAGACGCTCAGTCAACTGGAAGCCGCGTGTGATTTTCTGTCGGCAACCGTGAGCAAAAGCGGGCGCGTGCTCTTCGTGGGCACCAAGAAGCAGGCGCAGCAGGCCGTCAAGGAAACGGCCAAAGAGTGTGGCCAGCTTTATGTGACGGAGCGCTGGCTCGGGGGCACCCTCACCAATTTCAGCACCGTCAAGCGCTCCATCGCGCGGCTCAAGCAGATTGAAAAGATGGAAGCGGACGGCACCATCAACAATTACGTCAAACAGGAGCAATCCGTTCTGCGTCGTGAAGCCGCGCGGTTGTTCAAGTATTTCGACGGCATCCGGTCGATGGACAAGTATCCCGCGGCCATGTTCATCGTGGACATCAAGCGGGAACACAATGCCATTGCCGAAGCGCGGCGCTTAAAGATCCCGGTCGTGGCCATCGTCGATACGAATTGCGACCCTGAACTGGTCAATTATCCGATCGCCGGCAACGACGACGCCATCCGCTCCGTGCGCATGATTTTGAGCACGATCGGCCAGACCTTGACGCAGGCGCAGGCGGAGTACGAAGCCAAGTACGGGCGGCGCAAGCCCGCGGAACAAGCGGCGCCAGTGGAAGTGCAACCTGTTGCAGCGACGCCAACGATCGAGGCAACACCGCCGCCGATACCGGTCGGAGAGGTGCAACCGCAAGCGTAG
- a CDS encoding molybdenum cofactor guanylyltransferase — MKQPATQPFKCEVCILAGGLSRRMGRDKTRLRLGQHTVLGQIRATARQLQQPVRVIRHDLKPGCGPLGGIFTALKTSRSQAVLFLAADMPFVSASLLRKMLGYLNPGRNALFVREREGVGFPILLRRTALPVVTQQLMRGDLSLQALARVLNARTVRLPRAMSLELFNINTPADWEAARKRSLSSQRKTGKLKAC; from the coding sequence ATGAAACAGCCTGCAACTCAACCCTTCAAATGTGAAGTTTGCATTCTTGCCGGCGGATTGAGCCGACGCATGGGGCGCGACAAAACCCGCTTGCGCCTGGGGCAACACACCGTCCTGGGGCAAATCCGCGCGACGGCCAGGCAATTGCAGCAGCCCGTGCGTGTCATCCGCCACGATCTCAAACCAGGATGTGGGCCGCTCGGCGGCATTTTCACCGCCTTGAAGACCAGCCGCTCCCAGGCCGTGCTTTTCCTTGCCGCTGACATGCCGTTCGTCTCTGCCAGCCTCCTGCGCAAAATGCTGGGATATTTAAATCCCGGCCGAAACGCCTTGTTCGTTCGAGAAAGAGAGGGGGTTGGGTTTCCAATTCTGCTACGGCGAACCGCTTTGCCCGTCGTCACGCAACAACTGATGCGGGGAGACTTATCGCTGCAAGCGCTCGCCCGGGTTCTCAACGCCAGAACCGTCCGGTTGCCGCGCGCGATGTCGCTGGAGTTGTTCAATATCAATACGCCGGCCGATTGGGAAGCAGCCCGCAAGCGCAGCTTGTCAAGCCAACGCAAAACCGGTAAGCTCAAAGCATGTTGA
- a CDS encoding trypsin-like peptidase domain-containing protein has product MDVGYTVLVVPRNQVVKISKGEKVEKEEPSPKTVVSSPVVAPPETKSGLYQTAAALPPVRTVRELVNQVGEAVVQVRTPGGLGSGFIINEDGFLMTNFHVIEGETKISVEVYHQKAGQLERKSYKDVKIIALNKFEDLALLKIEDKDAPKFVRVLIGDSDALSVGERVFAVGSPLGLERTVTEGILSTKTRQLQGELYLQTTAQINPGNSGGPLFNQSGEVVGVTNMKITFGEGLGFAIPVNAVKFFLDHRDAFAYASDNPSNPYRYLEPPSRTRKTEGAQ; this is encoded by the coding sequence GTGGATGTCGGCTACACGGTGTTGGTGGTGCCGCGCAACCAGGTCGTAAAAATTTCCAAAGGCGAAAAAGTCGAGAAGGAGGAGCCGTCACCGAAGACGGTTGTCTCCTCGCCGGTTGTGGCTCCGCCGGAAACCAAGTCCGGCCTATACCAAACTGCGGCCGCCCTGCCGCCGGTGCGGACGGTGCGGGAACTGGTCAACCAAGTCGGGGAAGCGGTGGTTCAAGTGCGGACTCCCGGCGGGTTGGGTTCGGGTTTCATCATCAACGAAGATGGATTTCTGATGACCAATTTTCACGTCATTGAAGGCGAGACAAAAATTTCCGTGGAAGTTTACCACCAAAAAGCCGGCCAGCTCGAACGCAAGAGCTACAAGGACGTTAAAATTATTGCTTTGAACAAATTTGAGGACCTGGCGCTGCTCAAGATTGAAGACAAGGACGCGCCGAAGTTCGTGCGTGTCTTGATTGGTGATTCCGACGCCTTGTCGGTCGGTGAACGTGTGTTCGCCGTCGGCAGTCCGCTGGGATTGGAGCGCACGGTGACTGAAGGCATCCTCAGTACGAAGACGCGACAGTTGCAGGGCGAGCTTTATTTGCAAACCACCGCACAGATCAACCCGGGCAACAGTGGCGGTCCGCTCTTCAACCAGAGCGGCGAGGTGGTCGGTGTCACCAACATGAAGATCACTTTTGGCGAAGGCCTCGGCTTTGCCATTCCCGTGAATGCGGTGAAATTCTTTCTCGACCATCGCGACGCCTTTGCCTACGCCAGCGACAATCCCAGCAATCCCTACCGCTACCTCGAACCGCCCAGCCGCACGAGGAAAACGGAAGGCGCGCAGTGA